From the Coregonus clupeaformis isolate EN_2021a unplaced genomic scaffold, ASM2061545v1 scaf0369, whole genome shotgun sequence genome, one window contains:
- the si:dkey-30j10.5 gene encoding uncharacterized protein si:dkey-30j10.5: protein MASKYITDIAISTSPAREQQLRGQGFLRKDFNLNQGNSSTSIVYMWYKMGNVEPITRVQFSFSDAMKNGLRSAGYTELQENLNYGAEGDVIQLWYCSGASPKYDIPIVDLLLSTNVAAEFKYGWERLPCNLNRNNSGENINLWLKRESETYICDVATTTSFQEDINLFKTGYIRLDEDLNRGAGGNWIYLWYRQSTDKGSSLTKIDVSINQEQELNLQQRGFTSLNVNLNEGTCGQSVFVWFHKDESSPIKALTVQSDDNADVPYEEIGLVYIGKNLNAGNNGVPLFIWYGY, encoded by the coding sequence ATGgcttctaaatacatcacagataTTGCAATCTCCACTAGCCCTGCAAGGGAGCAACAGCTTCGTGGCCAAGGCTTTCTCAGGAAGGATTTCAACCTCAACCAAGGAAATTCATCCACCTCCATAGTTTACATGTGGTACAAAATGGGCAATGTTGAACCCATCACCAGAGTCCAGTTCTCATTCAGTGATGCAATGAAAAATGGCCTGAGGAGTGCAGGGTACACTGAGCTCCAAGAAAACCTCAACTATGGAGCAGAGGGAGATGTCATCCAGCTGTGGTACTGTAGTGGTGCAAGCCCTAAGTATGACATTCCCATTGTAGATCTCCTGCTCTCCACTAATGTGGCCGCTGAATTCAAATACGGCTGGGAAAGGCTACCATGCAATCTGAACCGCAATAACTCAGGAGAAAACATCAACCTCTGGTTGAAGCGAGAGAGTGAGACCTACATCTGTGACGTTGCTACCACCACCTCATTCCAAGAAGACATCAACCTTTTCAAGACGGGCTACATCCGGCTGGATGAAGATCTCAATAGAGGTGCTGGAGGAAACTGGATCTACCTCTGGTACCGTCAATCCACTGATAAGGGCAGCAGTCTCACCAAGATCGATGTATCCATCAACCAAGAGCAGGAGCTCAACCTACAGCAGCGTGGTTTCACCTCGCTGAATGTTAACCTCAACGAGGGAACATGCGGTCAGTCAGTGTTTGTCTGGTTCCATAAAGATGAATCTTCCCCTATCAAGGCCTTGACCGTACAATCCGACGACAATGCAGATGTTCCTTATGAGGAGATCGGCTTGGTCTACATCGGAAAGAATCTGAATGCTGGCAACAATGGTGTGCCACTCTTCATCTGGTATGGCTATTAA